The DNA segment ATCGATTAAACCAGGAGAAAGGAACATAAGTCATTTTTTTACTGATTTGAAAATTCTTTAGGAAGAATTAGAGTCTTTTAAACCCATACCATGTTGTACTTGTGATGTTCTCTATAACTCTGATTTGTCTGAAGTCTCTGTCAAATACAGAGAAATAGAacatgttgtttatttcttaaaaGACCTGAATGATACTCATAATACTGTGAGaacacaaattattttaatggaGCCCCTTCCCAACATCAACTGGGTCTTCTACCACATCATGCAACAAGAAAGACAAGACATAAGCATCGCTAATCAGAATGGTAAAAGAAAGATTTTGGCCAACAGTGCTGACAAACATAATCATTGGAAATAAGAACAAAGCTGGAAGTCTCAAGGGCGTGGTGTTGGCTCATAATGTCAAGAAAaagagacagagagagagaaagaggaagaaattcCAATTATGGGAAACAATGCTCCTATTGCCATAAGATGAACCacactgatgaatgctactccAAACAAGGTCACCCGTTGTGGTACAAGAAGAATGACAGCCACAACAGTCAAGACAGAGGAGGGCAAAGTGACTGAAACTCTACCAACATTTGTAAAGGTGATTTTGCCTTTATAGAAACACAACTCACCCAACAGACCAACATTGATGTTGCTTTCAGTTCCTTTACTCTAGAACACATGCAGAAGTTACTAAAGATTATACAATGCACTGATAATTCCTCACATGGTATCTATTAAATATAGAGAAACACGTCAGGAGACAAACAAGGTAATCTTTCCTAGATTATAGGCACTGAGGTCACTGATCACGTGacccatgaaaaaaaaaacagattgccacttttcataaaataaaacttatatctgTCAAACTATCaataaattgttttcaaaagattttattatctttaacgTTTTATACATTCCTGATTTCTCTTTTGACCTAAAGCCTAACCAGGGACATAAATTGCACTCTAACATTTTCCTCTAAGATGTGTCAGATACAAGACAACTCCACCTTAAAGATCATTAGACGTACCAATGTCTACAAGGGCCTCTATTATTACAATCTTTTCCTATCTTTTTTCAAGATTTCATTCCTAGATGTGTTTTTTCTTATGAACGTGTTGATGTTAACCTGTGCATTATAGACCTGGCCATCCTGGAAACAAAACAGATAAGTACAAGTTTTCCTTATGTACAAATACCATCTGATACTTCTTATgatatatgttattatgttgAACAACACAAACTCTCATTCCCTAAGAGTAATTATTTATCTACTAATTGTTTTGAACTAATATATTGTGATATATGGGATCCTATTTCTATACCTTATGTCCTTTGTCATAGGTATTTTCTTTATTACGGTTGATGATTACAACAGACATACTTGGCCCTTcttaatacataataaaagtCAAACTAGAGATTTAAtgcaaaattttgatataaaaaattaaaaatcagttTGATAAAACTATTAAGACCACTAGATTTAACAATGGACTTGAATTTGACTATGTTGCCTTGTATAACTCTATGGTATTGACCATCAAAAGAGCTATGTTGaaactcctcaacaaaattttGTCGTGGAGCACAAACATCAGCgtatattaaatataactcGTAGCCTGCTTTTCCAATCTAATGTTCCTAATGCTTATTGGTCTTATGTTGTCTCGCAtgatatttatttgataaatagaaTGCCTTCCAATGTTCTTAATGGTAAAACTCCCTATGACTTAATGTATTACACTCTTCACTTATCTAAACTTGAAAACCTTTGGTTGCTTATGCTTTGCCTTCACTTTGGAAAATAACAGAAATAAACTTGATTTTAGGGCCAGAAAGGGTGTTTTTCTTAGTTATAAGAATGGTGTGAAAGGTTATATTGTGTTTGACATTAATACTAGGAAAAATTTTATAAGcaaaaatgtaatcttttattaaaatgttttcccTTATAAAAACGAACAAAACAACAAGGAAACCTACAACCTATGGAAAAGATAAAGATGTCCTTCTTAACGACTTTCTATGTGATTACAACTCTGTTGAAATACAAAGCCTTGTTGAGAATGACAATAATGGCCAAAGATCTAATAAAAATGTTGATACTGacaacaccaacaacaccaatccTATGGGGAATGAAGGGGATCACAATCACAGAAGATCCACCAGAGTTAGAAGATGATAACTTGGACCCATAACTTGAGTTATTGTTACCCTTGTGGTTAcaactaactcaagacaaaaataaatttttttatgaagtaAGGCTTTCTAATcccatcaaaaacaaaaattacaatataaggaaatcttcttctaaaaatatctttctatatatattattaatacaaacaaaaataatgtcaaatatatttgatgcttattgcagattgaCATTTGATCAGGAGGAATTCATGCGAGTCTCAACAGAAATAAAGCTATTTAAAGATGGTCTGCTCCTAAGACTATGAGGAGTTCGTCAATAATAAATCCAAATATCCTTATAAAAAAGACGACATGCCAGATTTGAGGATAAATCATTCttaagagggaggggatgatgacttgggtccaagCCATGGATCCATTGTTGAGTTGGACGAGCTTCTAAAGTAGTGGCTTGTTCGAGTTATTTTTCCAGAAGGCCAGACTCTCATTTTTGAAGCatgtttttaatacttttttcatttttaacatgTAAAACATGCTAGGACATGTGGCAGCTGATCCATGAAAGATGGATATGATTTTGGGCATGGGCTTCACGTAGGAAACGTTATAAAAGACATGTCCATCACTAATGTAAGACACTTTTGATATATATGAATTATGATTTTGTTGAGAGCACTAGAACCAATTCTTTACTGTTGACTCCCACATTCAGATAAAAGCTTTTAGGGACTCAGATGAGCCACTTACCCTAACACTAGAACATCCACTACGAGTTTCTGCATCTTCTTAGATCGTCTCTCATCTCATGGAAGTCTAAACACAATTTTGTTTCCAGGTTTTCCACTGAAGCAGAATATCATGCTTTAGTCGCTACCGTGTGTGAAATACAGTGACTTCGCTACTCTTTGTGTGACAATAAGTTCTCCAGATATATAGCTCACAACAAGATTTTTCACGAACGGACAAAACACATCGACCTGGACTGCCATATTGTGTGCGAGAAGATCCAAGCCAATCTCTTACATCTTCTTCCCATTTGCTCGGATGAACAGTTGACAGACATCTTCACCAAGTTCCCCCACTACTCACTTTCGATACATCATTCCCAAGCTTAGATTAGTAAACATACACCATCCAGCTTGAGGAGAGAATATTGAAACCATTTGTTCTGTTAGGTTAGTTAGGATTACTGCTTAAAagcaataatatattatatttgttagtTTTTAGTTAGggttgttttcttttccctctttCCCCTCTTTCTTTATGTACGGAAACCTTATTTAAGTTAGGGATTTCCTTCTCTCATAAACCTAAACACTATTAAAGGTTGTAATCAaagtattttgttttccttactTGTTCTTTGTTTTCCTTTGCCTTCATGTTTCCTTCAACCTCTATTGTCATGAGAGCTCCTTCTGTTGTAGCTCCAACACCTGCATACCATCTTTGATACCTttgttgtgattttttattttctatttataaaaattaattaattgatagaaattttaagataattaatataaGTACGAGTATTGGTATACTTGTTATCTAGTGGGATAAAGATGAGATAAAAGTATTATACCTGTTGGGTATGGATATGAagatgatgataaatttttttttctttaagatgaatatgaaataatgaaattcatCCTTACCTCACTTCGTTGTCATCCCTATTGAAGAAGAGGAAGCTAGAGAAGGGAAGAATTGACATGTACCAATACACACAACCATGTGTAATAATCAAGAGTAAAAATACCATGACACATACTGACACTTATTTGACACACTTAACAAgggtaaaataatattaaaagattaaatttttgtagtttttcaaaaaataaaaaagtaaaaaataaaaaaggatagtatcaaataaatttaaaaaaattgtgtatcaaatatcattttcaataatCAATGCTTAATATTGTTTTCCAAATCACCAATTGTTTAACATCATTGGCATGTAAGAATATAATCCATGCAtgaataaagtataaaataaaattaattcaggcttttgaaaaaaaattccaattttagatataaattcataaattaaaaacatatttaatcttaattattatgatattttctaatagttttatttatttatttttttaacaaaaatgtcTAAGTGTGAGTTTCAAGTACGGTAGATAGTTAATTTATTAGGTAACTtaacttatcttttctttctttcatgatttcattttatttgatttttttttttttttacacaaatacTTATTTTCTTGCAATGTTTAACAATTTAGATATTCACCACGTTTATTCAAATGTTAATAGAtacaattgtaataaaatttgaattttgtataactatttttctttttttatagttatttaacATTTAGgtatttataacatttatatagttataatttttttaatatttcacattaatatatatatatatatatatatatatatatatatatatatatttaacattaaacatttttataatattatattttacttagtgcgacttttatttttttaacaacattatttaatatatttacatatacaAGGAagtaaaattcttatttttattaaaatatataaaacactcttttattattttcaatgtatatttgtttaacaatttttaatatatagtttttaaccCTTTTGATCAGTTctctaaaagaataaattaagaaGAACTTTTATTAGgtcaatttgtttaaaattaaaataaatattcttttatcagttcttttcaaaataaaagttttcctaattggttaaaaataaaaataaaaataaaaatcttgatccttaataaaataagtaaccTAGCTTCTTTTATACACAATAGAAAACAATAGAATAGAATATAAGTTTTGTGAAAGAGACCTTTTTCTTGAGAATCAACTTGTTATTTTGTCGGGTTGTGTGCGTGTAACATAGAGAGGGAAAAGAAGTTTCAATTTTGCACGCAAAATCAATTACAAAAACTACGTGTAAACTTCATAATTCatattctcttcttctctttcaacttcttcatttTCAACTCAAATGGGCTACCTTTTCTTTCTGCATCTTctacaacaaaaataatgacatgtgtaactttttttttttatatatattttgaatgcaATTTTGTATTGAGGTGATTAAATGATATAAGTATTTTTCTTATACCATGCTATTCATCtctcaaactttttaaataaattatattttgtttttaaactaaattatatacatatttcaTCCTTGCAATACAATGTACAACATTATTTCCACCaaacaatatattaatgttatggataatgatatttggataacattttttttacaacattttaacatcatctacgtATTATATTGTGATTGGGCAAAAAAtactctacaatcaataataataatcataaacacctacatgaaccaatcacagaatgacacaaaaatattataaaaaatgttgttataaTATCATTATTGGTATGTTATACTACTTTAGAATTTTGTTTATCATATTacacaaataatttaatataagaagcgtttatttaattaagtgaAGTTTGACTAAGAAtgatcttaataaaaaataaaatatttgtttatacttatatatcatacgaaaaacaaaaatattatatatatatatatatatatatatatatatataattatactcttagtttcttaaattaaatttagagtCAAAAgtgcaaagacaaaaaaaagaaatcctaaGAGTCCATGCCTGTGAGCCCATGTTCACATAATTCGCTACATATTAACAAGAAATTAAGAGAAGCCCATTTCGTTGGCCCAAAGCATTTAAGTAGACTGATAAATTGCAAAGTTTTTCTTAACAAAGAaccttttaaagaaattaaaataattataattataatatatatatatatatatatattaattgtatttttaaattataatattttgaaacgaACGATTATCTTAAATATGCAACATTTCATAATATAATGATGATtggttttctcttttatattacTCGttcaatattatttcttttgatattattctatttatattataatttacagGTATTAAatgtagaaaataataatataaatattagatttatataaatttattacatttatacaTTAATATAGATATTGAATTTAACTcattaagtataaaatatcCTAATGAAAAATGTGAATATATTGGATAATAGTGAATGtgtttatatgataataaaaaataatgaaatatttatttttacttttgttattattgtaattataaaattaaatttaaatcatttttataattttattgtagtaTTTTACTTTGtagatagttttataattaaaaatatagttaaatttaaaaaaaaatagtcaaattgaaaaaagtaggattaatttaaagaaacaatcctttaaaaagtaaaattaatattataattattttaatttaaaaaaaatattatttagaaagtaaaattgaaaaataaatgtggACACTAAAAAGGAATTCTTATATATAAGTATGGATAAATATTTACTTAGTGTATGTAGTTAGCTgaatgttcttttatttttaataaaaacaagaaatacaaTTATTGTATTTCATCACggactaaaaataatatataatatctttaatattcttttttaaaacatttatatccCAATcatcccattttttttttttgaatttttcttccttataaccttaaaataaatcaatttatttacaataattaaaaaataaaaaaaaccataatATGTATCACTTCATTCATCTATATTTTTTCTAGAAATATGCTTAGTTCTACACTAATTAGTTTTACTATGTAGTTGTCATATTTAAAAGTAAGTAATAATTTCTATCTTTCAAATCAAGtcatgttaaatattattgtgaaaTTTGACATGTTAAACATTATTgtaaaatttgacatttttaattataatggcaatttaaaattcataaatcatttattattttatgaaaaattattttaaaatatatatatatatatatatatatatatatatatatatatatatatatatatatatatataaaatatgacNNNNNNNNNNNNNNNNNNNNNNNNNNNNNNNNNNNNNNNNNNNNNNNNNNNNNNNNNNNNNNNNNNNNNNNNNNNNNNNNNNNNNNNNNNNNNNNNNNNNNNNNNNNNNNNNNNNNNNNNNNNNNNNNNNNNNNNNNNNNNNNNNNNNNNNNNNNNNNNNNNNNNNNNNNNNNNNNNNNNNNNNNNNNNNNNNNNNNNNNNNNNNNNNNNNNNNNNNNNNNNNNNNNNNNNNNNNNNNNNNNNNNNNNNNNNNNNNNNNNNNNNNNNNNNNNNNNNNNNNNNNNNNNNNNNNNNNNNNNNNNNNNNNNNNNNNNNNNNNNNNNNNNNNNNNNNNNNNNNNNNNNNNNNNNNNNNNNNNNNNNNNNNNNNNNNNNNNNNNNNNNNNNNNNNNNNNNNNNNNNNNNNNNNNNNNNNNNNNNNNNNNNNNNNNNNNNNNNNNNNNNNNNNNNNNNNNNNNNNNNNNNNNNNNNNNNNNNNNNNNNNNNNNNNNNNNNNNNNNNNNNNNNNNNNNNNNNNNNNNNNNNNNNNNNNNNNNNNNNNNNNNNNNNNNNNNNNNNNNNNNNNNNNNNNNNNNNNNNNNNNNNNNNNNNNNNNNNNNNNNNNNNNNNNNNNNNNNNNNNNNNNNNNNNNNNNNNNNNNNNNNNNNNNNNNNNNNNNNNNNNNNNNNNNNNNNNNNNNNNNNNNNNNNNNNNNNNNNNNNNNNNNNNNNNNNNNNNNNNNNNNNNNNNNNNNNNNNNNNNNNNNNNNNNNNNNNNNNNNNNNNNNNNNNNNNNNNNNNNNNNNNNNNNNNNNNNNNNNNNNNNNNNNNNNNNNNNNNNNAAGAAAACACCtagtatatatatgtatattatatatatatatatatatatatatatatatatatatatatatatatatatatatatttatatatgggCTCATATAACAAAACTTGAACTATGTAAAACACACATGCATCTTCTAATAGATctattatatatgattatgataCTAACTTACTAGGGTTCCAACcgtatttctttttctatatggCATATTATATCTTACATGATTAAGATAACAACACATTATTTATGGTACTTTATGCCAATACACCAACTTCCAAGATTCTCATAATATTGATTGAAGTTAAGTTAATTGGGTATGAGCTTGAAAGGAGGCTTTGAAAGAGATGGTGATGGATCATATCTTCCATAGTCTTTTGTGTTAGCCCTAAGAAGCCTCTCATGGATGCTTCTTACTTCTTCTTTATTCAGTGCCTTCCTTGGTGTTCCCTAACAAAGTGACAAATCATAGGCTGAGTGTAAAGTTCATGCACATGGAGGCTTATCAACAAatggaaaatttaaatattatactttcttaacctcaatttcatcatcacaATGTCAAAAGTATGAATAGTTtagtttgattattttttttagaatattatagTATTGAAAAGACATTCAATATGATTATTCCAATTTGAATTTTCTACTGAATTTTTGGTTTCTACTTTTTAggtatttttcatatttaaaaatatattaattttgttttaatatattaacatcATGTATT comes from the Vigna radiata var. radiata cultivar VC1973A chromosome 2, Vradiata_ver6, whole genome shotgun sequence genome and includes:
- the LOC106755717 gene encoding protein CASPARIAN STRIP INTEGRITY FACTOR 1; the protein is MGTLMLLKNFILLFLLISASFLSPSFAARRSKDISNFTKDVNAIQEGTPRKALNKEEVRSIHERLLRANTKDYGRYDPSPSLSKPPFKLIPN